The Rhinolophus sinicus isolate RSC01 linkage group LG15, ASM3656204v1, whole genome shotgun sequence region gacagagaaggggaggagacaaGGGCTGAGAATGGAGGCAGCTCCTCGCCCAAAAGGCTGACCAGGGAGCCCCGGGGCTGTGTTGGGCTAAGGTTGGGCAGGAGGAGAGGCCGGCGGGGCCTGGGACCACCTCCAGGCTCTGCCCCAGCCTCAGACTCTTTGATGGACGGCAGGATCTTGTCTGAGAAGGAGCCAAGGCTTTCAGAGCGGGGCTGTGGGCAGAGGGGCAGCTGATGTTATTCATAGGACAGTGAACAATAGGCCCCTTCATTAAGCAACAGCCTACACTGGCGGATGCTTACTCCCCATCTCCTCGCCTTCTCCCTGAAGCAGAGGAGCCAAGGAGAGGTTCTCCTCATTCCCAGACTCTCCCCCATGTAACCTCAAGCCCATCCAGGAAGGGAGTATTACCTGGAAGAGCCGAGGGGATCGGGAAAAGCAGCTgaggccctgtggggacagagagggggGTCAAGCTGACTCATACCTACTCCTCCCCTGGTGCAGCACCTCCTACTTCCACCCATCAGTGTTGTGGGGTTTGAGAATGCGGGGCCTTTTTAAGTGGACTCAAGTCAGAGATACCTCCAACTCTGACTCAGAGAAATCCTGAGTGGAAAGTCAGTATGAAAAGCAGCAAAAGACAAAGGCCTACAGTGTAGCCTGCAGACCTGGCCCAGTACCTAAACCAAAACGGGCTCAGGAAACATCTGGTGAGTGAGGAATCCCCAGGAAATGGTGCCCAGTTCAGACAGGGACTTCATGGAGGAGGAGCAAACAAAGGGGATTGTTTCCAAAGTGGGGGTCCTTTGGGGAGTCTGGAGTGAGTCTGAGGGGTGACCAACAGGAAATGGGTCAGTAGAGTTGGAAGTAGAGGTAGTGAAAGATCGTCCATGGGGTTGGGTGATGGCCAATGGAGTAAGGTGGGTGGGATTTAAAGATGTTAAGTATGGAAGGGGCAATGGACAGGGGTGCCTGGGGTTGAGAGAGGACATTTTCAGGGTGGAAGGTGATACATGAGGCCCTCTCTGGGACTGGGGGATGTCTGCTTTGAAGGAAGGGACCTCGGAGGAGATGGAGGCCATGTGGGGTCTACATACATTGGTGTCAGAGCCCTGGTGCAGGTTGAAGGTGAGGTCCTGGGGCAGGCCAGCCCGGAAGGCAGCTGCATATTCAGGATAGAGTCTCAGGACCTCAGCCAGCCCTTGGCTGCTCAGCTGCTGCAGGCCACAGTAGGTCAGTGCCTTCACGTCAGCGCTGGTCTTCCGCACGCAGCTTGGGCGTGCGCCTGACCCAGGCTCCTGCTCTGGCTCAGGGATATCTGCCCCAATCAGGTCCCCCTTCCCTGTGGGGAAGGGATGGAGACAGTCAGCTGGGGCAGAGGGACCGAGAGGATATTAGCGGGAGGTGGTCAATGGATTTGAAGGCTGGTCAGTGTGTTTGAAGGACAGTTGAAGGTGGGTGAAGCAGTGGGAAGGGTGGGAATAATCAAATGAGTTGGGAAAAGGTCAGTGGAGAATGACTGGTAAAGTTGGAGGAATGATCAATGGAACTGGAAGATCAATAAAGAATGGCCAGAAGGATCAGTTCAAAGTAAAGGTCAATGGAATTGAGGGTCAATGGGGATGAGTCAATTGAGTTGGGGACGGTCATTGAGGAAGGTTTAATGGGTTGAGGGATGGGATTAGGGGAGAATCTGAGGGGAACAGTCAAAAGGGGATTGTAGTGGGGTGAAGGGACCAAGAAAGAATACTCCTCAGCAGGAATTCCAGATATCCACTGAGGGTATCCCAGTCCCTAGATTCCTGGCCACTCCCCAGGTTCTGGGGTAGGTAGTGGGTGGTAGTGGGATCCTCACCGAGGATGGCCAGCACCACGTTGTCACGGAGAACCTCCAGCGAGCCTGAGCAGACATAGTAGTGTGCCTGCAGAGCGTCCCCACGGTGCAACAAGTACTCGCCCGGAGCATAGAAGGAGGTCTTGACGTGCAGGGAGAGGGCCCGCAGGCAGCCCCTGCTTGCTGCTCCAAACAGCGGCAGCTTCAGGATCTCCCGATTCAAGTGCATGGCAATGTCAGCTCTCAGCTCGTCTGGGAAGTCACGCAGTAACTGCAGAGGGGGCAGAGGTCATTCTGGCCATCTGCTACTTGAGTTCCACAAGTGTGCTGAGCCGTCTCCAAGGAGAGAGCTCCAACTTGCCCTCTGAAGTTACCCATTGCTGACCTTCGGAGAAGGCTTCTGTGTGTCTAACCTCTGCTTTGGAGCAGAGACTAGGTCTTCTCCTGTCTGTCCATTGCTTATGGCTACATAGCCTGGCCACTCACACCTGTCCTGATTACTCAATCCCACACATACAAGTACCATCCCTGGTGGGTCAGCCTTAACGTGGGAGTCAGGAGACTAGAAGTCAGCTCTGCCCTAAATCCCAGTGGACCTTAAATGATCTATTTCTTCTCTCTGGATCTCAGTATCTGTAAACTGCAGTGTTACACTAGACCTTGAGTATTATCAACCACTTCCTAGGGGCCAAACTCAGTATTCACAGTTCCACTCATCTTATGGAGCCCCTTGGCCACTCTGGCTTGTTGACCTTTCTATTGCCACCATTGCCTCCCCAGACTCATTTTCCTCAGTCTACACACTTGCCTTTCTTCTAACTTTCCACACAATCCCTGCATCATGGCAACCAGCTCCATGACTTCCCCACTCCCTGTGAGGCTGGAGCCCCACATCTGGGTCCAGACCTATATTTTCAACTACCTCCAGGGCAAACTCCACTTGGGTCTCCCACAAGCACCTCACCCTCATCATGGCCCCACCCTAGACTCTTATTTTCAGTCCAGCCTTCCTCCTGTATCCCCTCCATCCCACACATCtgcccaagccagaaacctgagAATCACCCTGAGGTCCTCTTCTGCAACCAGGCTCACCAAGCCCCGATGGCACCTGCTCTCAGAAGTACCTCCTAGATCCCTAGGCCACTCCCCAACCTAAACACTTTGCAGGATAAAATCTGAAGTCAAGGCGGTCTGTGAGCTGGGCCTGCCCACCTTCCCAGCCCTGTCTCTTGcactcctctccccctcccccttccataCCACTCACACCCTTGCCCCTGAAGGCTCACTGAACTACTTTCAGTTCCCTGAACTCACCCTGCTATTTTGCATCATTTCCAGACCTATGTTCCTATTGCTCTTTCTATCTGGAATGGCCTTCTGGTAGCAGGCCAATTTCCTTATTGTCCCTCACCTTGTCCCCTCTTCTGTGCCACTGTCCCTGACTCCTATAGGTCCAGTCACAACCAAGGCCCCACTGCACCTACATTCTTCCAGCAGGGTCCCATTCactatgtaattatttgtttacctgtctgtctccctcaccagACTGGTGTCTCCCTGAGGGCAAGGGAAGAGTATAATCACTGCTGAGCTCCCTGTGTCCAGCACAGAGGCTGGCCCAAAGCAGGTGCTCGGGAAATGGGAACTGAAGGGGGCGTGACATTAGCCAGGGCCTGAGCTCCATTTCAGTTTCCACATTCGAGTGCACAGGAAAAGAGATGCGGATTAGGGTGGGAGCGTGCCCTTATGAACAGCACCTCACTTCCCTGGGCCCAGTGTGCCTCCACTCCAAATCTGGAGAGGCTGCAACCCTGTCCCCTCGGCACCTCCACGTGTCGCAGACTGGGAGACCCGCCCACTACCTCATTGGCGTCTATGCCGCTGTTGACGGCCCACGTGGTCTGGAAGTACTCGAGCATGCGCTGCTTGAGTGGCCGCGGCAGGCGGTGCATGCGGATGAAGTCCTTGAGGTCCTTCATGCGACGGTGGTACAGAGAGCGGCGCGAGTACATGCGCTGGATGATGGCCGTCACGTTGCCGAACACCACCGCGTGCATCAGAGCTGCAGGGTGACGGCAGGTAGCTGGTTAGGGGCAGCCACTTGCTCCCAAACCCCCCCTGCCCTGGATTCCTGTCTCTGggttcctggggaggggcaggagagccAGTGGGCTCCTGTGTGCCTACCTGGTGCCAGGTGCTGGCTTAGGGCGAGGAATGGAGGGTAGTAGCTTCCTCAGGTCAGAACTGATACCCCTCTCAGGCCATCCTCCATACCCCAATTAGGTCATTAGCTTGGGTTTCCCATCCCCTTTGCAAGAGGCCATGCCTGTTTGTGGCAACCCCCAGGGCCGCATGTAGTAGGTGCTGAGAAAATGTCTATGAATGAATGCAAGACTGTCTGGACGTGGAGGGACATCTTGCCTtctctcggcctcagtttccccatctgcaccCTGGGCTTGGCAGGGCTACCCTGGGGCTTGGCAGGCAAGGCCTTACCGCCTATGAGCATGGTGCAAATGGAGAAGACCTTCTCGGCGTTGGTATTGGCACACACGTTGCCAAAGCCCACGCTGGTGAGGCTGCTCAGCGTGAAGTAGAGCGCAGCAATGTAGGCACTGCGCGGCGACGGGCCGCCCGCCGAGCCATTGACGTAGGGCACCTCCAGCCGCTTCCCCAGCTCGTGCAGCCAGCCTGGGGGGTGGAGGGATACAAGGAGCGCCGCTGCGCAAGCGGTGGAGAACTGGGTTTCCATGCGCTGCCCGCACGCGGGCCTCGCAGCGGGGAACTGGTTACAGCCGCAGTTCAAGACTCCCAACTCCCCACACTGCTGACTGCTCAGGGGCCCTTTGGACTCTCTAGGACTTGACCCAGCCAGACATTCTCCCTGCCTTGGTGGAACTTCCAGTCTGAGGGGAAAGAGATATGAAATAAATCATTACAGGTGGAAGGCAAGCTACTGAAAGGGAAGTATAGAGTGTCTTAGGAGTCATAACTCTTTAGGAGAGCCAACCCCCTGGGGGTGGGATGGGCTGTGGTTCCTGAAAGACTCCCTTAGGACAGAGCATTTTAGCTGAGACTGCGAAGAAGAGACAAGTCACCTaggtgaaggagggagagaagacaaAAGGGACAGATTCCAGAGAGGAAAACATGTACAGGCTCCAAAGTGAGAAAGCAGTACAtcctgggggctggagggaggccTGTGTGGCTGCAGCACAGGGGACACGGGAGAAAGAGAAGCCACGTGGGGACAGAGAGGGCTGCAGCACTCTGTAGGGTGTGCTCTGAGTGTGGACTCTATTTTGAGGGCAATGGGGAGTCATTGGAAGGGACTctgccccaaaccccctccccaccatcaGAGTGTGTCCCCCATTGTATTTTGGTGGTCTATCACCAGTCTTACTCCCCTGCTACGCTGTGAGGTCTCCCCCCAGGGCAAAGCCCTTGTCTTCAAATCAGATTCTCATGTCTGATCTGGAAGGAGCTCAATGCATGTTGGTTGGATGAATGCAGGACTGTGGGTGGTGGGTGTGGGTACTGGTGGAGGCATCAGCTTGGGGGCCCGAGTGGACACTGCAGGCAGATGGGTGATCAGTGAAAGCCTGGGGTCGGTGGCTCACCGATGTCCCAGAGCAGGGGGTCGTTGGCCTCCATCTCCCGGCGCCCGATGACGTACCAGACACAGGCCATCCAGTGGGCGAGGAGCGCAAAGACGGACATGAGCAGTGTAAGCAGCACCGCGCTGCACTGTGAGTAGCGCTCCAGCTTCTGCAGCAGCCGCAGCAGCCGCAGCAGACGCACTGTCTTCAGCAGATGCACCAGCGACGTCTGCAGGAGTGTGGCAGAGGAGGCGTCAGGGCGCAGGTCGTTAGAGCCCCCGCCTCCACGTCGTTTCCTAGCACCCTGGAGTCAGGGGAAGCTGCAGCAGGACAAACATCCCTCTGTCCTGAGAAGGTGACCAGGAAATGCGGGGGGAGAGAATGATACTGAAACTAATAATGGCTGACACTGTGtaagtatttactatgtgtcaggcactgggctaagtaTTTGTAATCCCCATTTGGAAAAAAACGTATGCCTTTGGTCTAATTGTCATCATCATTCCCAGTTTGCAGATGAgtaaactaaggcccagagaggttagtgATTTGCTTGAGGTCACAGACCAAAGGTATGATGGAGCTGGAACTCAAATCTGGGCTGATACCAAAGTCCATTCTGTGCTATCCTGCCTCTTAGCGCTGTGGGCTGTGAAGGAGCAAGTCCTGGTCAGAGTCAGGGGAAGAGACAGAATGAGCTCTGGCCCCTGTTCAAAGCACCCAGTGTCCTAGGCACAATCAGCTGTGGCGACGAGCTGGCTCCTGATGACAGCAATTGTAATAGGAGCCACCCCTCGAGACATAGAGAAGCATGGTAGAGTGGGGACAGGCAAGAGGCTGGAGGACAGGGGAAGGTTTAGGGACCTTTCCCCTCGTGGGTTATCTGCAGGCAAGAGGGTCATGCCAAAATGTCGAGGGAAGGCGAGCAGGGACTGAGGGAGCCTGGGCTGCGAGGTCTCAGCCCTGTGGGGCTAGGTGGGGATTGATGGAGCTAGTGGTACCTAGTAAGGTCCTGTAAATGTGAGCTAATAGTACCACGATGACTGTTTCCATTGTGCTTATTAATGCTCCAATTAGCCCTTCCAATCTTGGAGGTGAGGAGCAGGTGGGGGGCTTATTTTCTCAGTACTCTGGATGGGGGCAGCTGGGAGACTAGGGCTAGGGACTCTGGGACAGTGTCTGGGTCACCTGGTATGAAGGCCCTTCCCCATCCTCTCAGGGGCTTCCAGGAGCATCCCCCATAGCCCTGGCCCTACGTGGTTCCTGAGCCATGTAGGTGAAGTAAGCAACCCTGATTGCCCCACATGGACCCTCTCCAGGCTTACTACCTGCGCTTACCTCCCAGAGCTCCTGACTTGAGTCCTTTAGGGCTTCCCCTCAGTCACCTGGCCCTGGGCCCCACTCCCTTGGGGtccccctctccttctccttggACCAGATTGTCCCAGGCCTGGCTCCTTGAAGTCCCTAGCTCTGCCAGTGACTCCTCATCTTCTCTCTTTGCTctgcctcctccagccccagtgtCTCTCCTCACCTCCCCTATGCCAGACCATCCACTCAGGTACCCTGCTTTCCTGGGAAGCAGGGTGCTGTGCTAGAAAGAATAATGGATTAGGAGTCTGGAGACCTCGTTCCAATCTCCTGCTTGTCactgttagctgtgtgaccttcagcaagccacttaacctctctgagacacTGCATCTACCTCTGAGAAACAGGGATAAGAGAACCTGCCCTGAAGGGTTACTGTGAGGCTCCTATGTGATGATGTGTGTGAAAGTACTtggtaaactgtaaagtgctccTGAAGGTACTAGAGGAGGGGAACCGCCTGGGAGGAGGAACGGGGGCTCTCTTcagctctccctctccccagggaCAGTTGTTTGCCCCCCTGACAGTCTGGTGGgcatgggggatggggaggggtggggagctcTGCCCGGAATGCCCGGAGCCTCagtgcagacacacacacgtgTGGGAGCgtgcacacacgtgtacacagCCAGAAGAGGCCCACAGCTCGTTGGCGGCTAGTTAAATCTGGCTGTGTGTAGGTGGTTTCCTGCTATAGCTAAGTGTGGCAGAGAGAGGCGCGCACAGGGAAACAGCTCTCCACCTCCTCACCCAAAACCAAGGGGGTCTAGGGACAGGGGGTGGGACTCTCTCACCCTGGACTTGAGAAGATCTACTGTCCGCCAGCTGGTGCAGAGCTACCCACTCATAGGCACCTCCGGACAGTTGCCAGGGAGCTGGGAGGACACCGGTCTTAGCATTCTCTACCTCCAAACCCAGCCACAGCCTCTACCTCCTGGTCTGGGCTTGCTATGCTCCCTCCTAATGctctctttcctcatctcccaccagCTAAATCCTACTCTCCATCTAGCTCTACTCTCACCTCCCTCAGGAACCCTTCCCAGACTACCCTAGCCTCTGCCCAACTGGGGTACTTTGGCCTCCCAGGCTCTGTCCAGATTTTAGATCATTTTTACACATACCCATGTTCCAACCTGGAATTACAAGATCAGCTAGCTCTGTGCCCAGCCCTCAAACACAATACCTGGGCCCCATCTTCCACTTCATTCACCTCTTTGTTCCTGCTGTCCCCTCCAGTAGTTCTGCCCCCTCGCCCGCTTAACTGCTTGGAGGCTGAATCCTTGTACCTTTTTCAAATAGTGACCATGCCCCACACAAAGCTTTGCAGACAGCAAACTGCTCATTAgttgtttgttaaataaaaatgtgaaaagtacCACTCATTTGGCATTAGGCCAGTGTCGCCTCAGTAACCCTACTTAGCTTTTTAGAGACTGTGAGCTGAGCTCCCCAAGAACACAGACCCTCTCAGTCCTTCTTAGCTCCTAGCTCAGGGCTTTGCCCATAGCAGCTGCCTGACAAATAGTCACAGATAGGTTGATGGGAAGGACTGAGTTTGGGTTTGGGGTGGGTCCCTTAATGGGAGATGCTGTGCTAAAGCTGGGAGGTTAGGCTGCACGTGGGATGGGGGTCACTCACCACAGTGATGTTGAAGATGTAAAGCAGGTCAAAAGGCAGCGCAGCAATAAGATCGACGAAGAACCATGTGGCCAGGTAGTGGAGGCCAATGGAACGAGGAGCAGAGACCACCTGGCCGGACTGGGACACATAGGTGGTGCGGAAGTTCAGGATGATATCTGGGGATGCAAGAGGCTGTTACTAGGGGGTCTTGGCCTAGAAACTCAGGCCAAAGGGTCAAGGAACTGGATAAGCTGGGAACAATACTTAGAGACCCAGAATGGAGTTGGAGGCAGAAAAGGGGAAGACAGATTGGGCTTCTGGCTGGTCCTCAGGGAGGAGAGATCTAAAAGCTGCAGGGGTCAAGGGGCAGGGGTCAGGGCACTTAAAGACCCATAAATGGATGGTCTCTGAATACCTGGGTACTGCAGGCCCCTGATGGAATGAGGCTTGGATAAATGAGTCCCTCTAGCCCACCCGCCAGGGTCCGTGGGGCAGAGGGTCTGACCCAGGATGAAGAGCATCTCCACGGCGATGTCGCTGACGAGAGTGTGCCGGGAAGTGATGGGGGTGTCGTCATCATCGCCCAAGAAGCAGACATTGTAGGGGACAGTGACCGCAACGTAGAAGGTGGCGAGGAGGATGAGGCCATCCCAGATAGCCTTGGGGATGCTGTAGTGGAGGAGGAGGCAGCGGGACCCCCCCACGGAGGCCACCTTGTACTCGGGCACTGATGGCTTTGGCTCAAACACGTTCTAAGGGGAGAGGGGTGGCGGTTGGGGACACTTGGGGGAAAGAGGAGCcaaggctggggaagggagaggaaggggatggGGAAATGGGGGGGTGTGGAACTGCAAGTACGACCACAAGACAAGATAGAAGGTGAAGGAGAGGGGTTCAGGGGCTGGCATCTGACACTTCCTTCCTCTGCCAAGCTACTGCTCAGGcctcatttggaaataatacGTTTTGTGGGGGGTATCTTAAGGTCTGACCTTCATCCCGCTTGAGGAGATTATGACAAATCAGGCACATGCCCTAGCTTGAGGGGTCACTAATTTCTCCCTCAAGTTCCTCTTGGGTTCTGGAGGCCCCGTGGGGGATGGGTGTATTCCAGGAATGAGGGGAGGTTGGTACAGTGCACCCCATTCCCTGCAGCACTCACAGACTACACAGAGGGTTGGAGACTCAATCCTGTGGCTTTATCAGGTCCTAGGAATGGTACACAGGGCTAGATGCCAGGCTCCCAATGGGGGCTTTCTCCCTAGGACCACAACTTATGATTTTACCCCCCACAGGGCGACCTTATCAGCCAGAGGTAGGTGACATAATTGCTGCTAGAGTCCCACCCTGTGTCATCATCAGAGCAATGTCAATCACAGGGAAGCAAGGGAGACGAAGATGGAAGGAGATGTGGGGGGACATGGGATAGAGCAAAGAAATGAGCAGACAGAGGAGCAGGTCACTGGACGGAGAGCAGACAGATAGGGAAATGGAGACAGTAACAGGATGCCTCAGCATCACGGCTGGGAGATGTTGGGGTGGAGACAGGACTCACATTATTGTTT contains the following coding sequences:
- the KCNH4 gene encoding voltage-gated delayed rectifier potassium channel KCNH4 isoform X1; the protein is MPVMKGLLAPQNTFLDTIATRFDGTHSNFLLANAQGPRGFPIVYCSDGFCELTGYGRTEVMQKTCSCHFLYGPETSEPALQRLHKALEGHQEHRAEICFYRKDGSAFWCLLDMMPIKNEMGEVVLFLFSFKDITQSGGPGLGPSRDSNHENSLGRRGASSRRRSTRRQSRTALHRLTGHFGRRGHKGMKNNNNVFEPKPSVPEYKVASVGGSRCLLLHYSIPKAIWDGLILLATFYVAVTVPYNVCFLGDDDDTPITSRHTLVSDIAVEMLFILDIILNFRTTYVSQSGQVVSAPRSIGLHYLATWFFVDLIAALPFDLLYIFNITVTSLVHLLKTVRLLRLLRLLQKLERYSQCSAVLLTLLMSVFALLAHWMACVWYVIGRREMEANDPLLWDIGWLHELGKRLEVPYVNGSAGGPSPRSAYIAALYFTLSSLTSVGFGNVCANTNAEKVFSICTMLIGALMHAVVFGNVTAIIQRMYSRRSLYHRRMKDLKDFIRMHRLPRPLKQRMLEYFQTTWAVNSGIDANELLRDFPDELRADIAMHLNREILKLPLFGAASRGCLRALSLHVKTSFYAPGEYLLHRGDALQAHYYVCSGSLEVLRDNVVLAILGKGDLIGADIPEPEQEPGSGARPSCVRKTSADVKALTYCGLQQLSSQGLAEVLRLYPEYAAAFRAGLPQDLTFNLHQGSDTNGLSCFSRSPRLFQPRSESLGSFSDKILPSIKESEAGAEPGGGPRPRRPLLLPNLSPTQPRGSLVSLLGEELPPFSALVSSPSLSPSLSPALAGQGHSPSPHALPRGSAAWKPPQLLIPPLGTFGPTDLSPRVVDGIEDSGSTAEAPIFRFGRRTEHPRSRSQAPPTGTRPSQDAATETEEVKEKVCRLNQEISRLNQEVSQLSQELRQMIGLVQARLGSPGHPVVSVGPSDPPCPQLRPSCISPCLSRPPPSFQDTTLAEVHCPSSVGTAEMRTVPPNLRPSVLSPYPSETDPLGPSPGPETSPPTPSLMRHNFRSRSDTFH
- the KCNH4 gene encoding voltage-gated delayed rectifier potassium channel KCNH4 isoform X2 gives rise to the protein MPVMKGLLAPQNTFLDTIATRFDGTHSNFLLANAQGPRGFPIVYCSDGFCELTGYGRTEVMQKTCSCHFLYGPETSEPALQRLHKALEGHQEHRAEICFYRKDGSAFWCLLDMMPIKNEMGEVVLFLFSFKDITQSGGPGLGPSRDSNHENSLGRRGASSRRRSTRRQSRTALHRLTGHFGRRGHKGMKNNNNVFEPKPSVPEYKVASVGGSRCLLLHYSIPKAIWDGLILLATFYVAVTVPYNVCFLGDDDDTPITSRHTLVSDIAVEMLFILDIILNFRTTYVSQSGQVVSAPRSIGLHYLATWFFVDLIAALPFDLLYIFNITVTSLVHLLKTVRLLRLLRLLQKLERYSQCSAVLLTLLMSVFALLAHWMACVWYVIGRREMEANDPLLWDIGWLHELGKRLEVPYVNGSAGGPSPRSAYIAALYFTLSSLTSVGFGNVCANTNAEKVFSICTMLIGALMHAVVFGNVTAIIQRMYSRRSLYHRRMKDLKDFIRMHRLPRPLKQRMLEYFQTTWAVNSGIDANELLRDFPDELRADIAMHLNREILKLPLFGAASRGCLRALSLHVKTSFYAPGEYLLHRGDALQAHYYVCSGSLEVLRDNVVLAILGKGDLIGADIPEPEQEPGSGARPSCVRKTSADVKALTYCGLQQLSSQGLAEVLRLYPEYAAAFRAGLPQDLTFNLHQGSDTNGLSCFSRSPRLFQPRSESLGSFSDKILPSIKESEAGAEPGGGPRPRRPLLLPNLSPTQPRGSLVSLLGEELPPFSALVSSPSLSPSLSPALAGQGHSPSPHALPRGSAAWKPPQLLIPPLGTFGPTDLSPRVVDGIEDSGSTAEAPIFRFGRRTEHPRSRSQAPPTGTRPSQDAATETEEVKEKVCRLNQELAQVDRPGRRAFPLPGMLSCTEVPQQVMMLQAFPLPKPWEMSAKQTWGAEDREAERPSAMGDLDPNI